A section of the Gopherus evgoodei ecotype Sinaloan lineage unplaced genomic scaffold, rGopEvg1_v1.p scaffold_43_arrow_ctg1, whole genome shotgun sequence genome encodes:
- the LOC115642608 gene encoding zinc finger protein 135-like, whose product MGKRKNTCIECGKNLSDYSALIKHQRIHTGERPYECRECKKGFTSSSDLSKHQRIHTGERPYECSECGKNFTHRSSLSVHLRIHTGERPYKCSECGKSFASSSHLSKHQRIHTDERPYECSECGKSFTQRSGLFQHQKIHTKEKPYECSECGKTFSRSSHLITHHRIHTGEKPYECSECGKNFTHKSALSVHERIHTGERPYKCSECGISFTSSSHLSKHQRIHTDERPYECNECGKSFTQRSALFQHQRIHTGERPYECRECGETFNRSSHLITHQRIHTGERPYECSECGESFIQRSGLLHHQRNHTGERPYECYECGKCFTRSSALSVHQRIHTGERPYECSECGKSFTHRSTLSVHQKIHTGDRPYECSEYGNTFSWNSAQVSHHRICKGHQHHKNL is encoded by the exons atgggaaaaagaaaaaatacatgcattgagtgtgggaaaaatttAAGTGACTACTCAGCCCTTAtaaagcatcagagaatccacacaggggagaggccctatgaatgccgtgagtgcaAAAAAGGCTTCACTAGCAGCTCagacctttctaaacatcagagaatccacacaggagagagaccctatgaatgcagtgagtgtgggaaaaacttcactcaCAGATCAAGCCTTTCTGTTCATCtgcgaatccacacaggggagaggccctacaaatgcagtgagtgtgggaaaagcttcgcTAGCAGCTCACATCTTTCTaaacaccagagaatccacactgaTGAAAGGCCCTacgaatgcagtgagtgtgggaaaagcttcactcaaaGATCAGGCCTTTTTcagcatcagaaaatccacacaaaGGAgaagccctatgaatgcagtgagtgtgggaaaaccttcagtcGCAGCTCGCACCTTATTACTCATcacagaatccacacaggagagaagccctacgaatgcagtgagtgtgggaaaaacttcactcaCAAATCAGCCCTTTCTGTTcatgagagaatccacactggggagaggccctacaaatgcagtgagtgtgggataagcttcactagcagctcacatctttctaaacatcagagaatccatacagATGAGAGGCCTTATGAATgcaatgagtgtgggaaaagcttcactcaaaGATCAGCCCTTtttcaacatcagagaatccacacaggggagaggccctatgaatgccgtgagtgtggggaAACCTTCAATCGCAGCTCGCACCTTATAActcatcagaggatccacacaggagagaggccctacgaatgcagtgagtgtggggaaAGCTTCATTCAAAGATCAGGCCTTCTCCACCATCAGAGAaaccacacaggggagaggccctatgaatgctaTGAGTGTGGAAAATGCTTCACCAGAAGCTCAGCCctttctgttcatcagagaatccacacaggggagaggccctatgaatgcagtgagtgtgggaaaag cttcactcaCAGATCAACCCTTTCTGttcatcagaaaatccacacaggggacaggccctatgaatgcagtgagtatGGGAATACATTCTCTTGGAACTCAGCCCAGGTTAGCCATCACAGAATCTGCAAGGGACATCaacaccataaaaacctctag